From Garra rufa chromosome 19, GarRuf1.0, whole genome shotgun sequence, the proteins below share one genomic window:
- the arl3l1 gene encoding ADP ribosylation factor like GTPase 3, like 1 — protein MGEVQKGLFSVIEKLKGTTEQELRIVLLGLDNAGKTTLLKQLASEDVNTITPTQGFNIKSVTCDSMKLNVWDIGGQRKIRPFWKKYLENTDLLIYVIDSADKKRFEETGLELSELIDEENLKGVPLLIFANKQDLATASPASEIAEGLNLHTYRDREWQIQACSAVSGEGVQDGMNWISNNIVNKKK, from the exons ATGGGAGAAGTCCAAAAG GGTTTGTTTTCAGTTATTGAGAAGCTAAAAGGCACTACAGAGCAAGAGCTGCGGATAGTCCTTCTCGGTCTCGATAATGCCGGAAAAACCACTTTGTTAAAACAACTCGCTTCTGAAGATGTGAACACCATCACTCCAACTCAG GGTTTCAACATTAAAAGTGTGACCTGTGATAGCATGAAGCTGAACGTGTGGGACATTGGAGGACAGAGGAAGATTCGACCATTCTGGAAGAAGTACCTGGAGAACACAGATTTATTG ATTTATGTGATTGACAGTGCAGACAAAAAGAGATTTGAGGAAACAGGACTG GAGCTCTCGGAGCTCATCGATGAGGAGAACCTAAAGGGTGTGCCATTGCTCATCTTTGCCAATAAACAGGACCTGGCCACAGCCTCTCCGGCCAGTGAGATTGCCGAGGGTCTCAACCTGCACACATACCGGGACAGAGAGTGGCAGATCCAGGCCTGTTCTGCCGTATCTGGGGAGGGTGTACAG gatggtATGAACTGGATCAGCAACAATATTGTAAATAAGAAGAAATAA
- the rgs14b gene encoding regulator of G-protein signaling 14, with product MSLKGNNIGISNGLKTLAVSDGELNILETDDRSVSAYSSSNTSLPTVPSEGNRGVGQVGSWAVSFERLLEDPTGVQYFTGFLKSEVSAENILFWLACEKFRKIPVHQAEQLKREASSIYNKFLSSNATSPINIDDRVRVEEKDVQNPHPDIFEKAQQQIFKLMKFDSYTRFVRSQLYQSCMLANVEGRPLPGLDPRGRPVVTPKHTSSTSPKEQVKFDKTKERLKVKPGTADGEEVVERRKVNLGIMGKDKRKEKRGSWGESPISFKTGLVKSSEVEKLVARSADGRVDKYCCVFLPDGTASLTPARPGVTIRNMLTGLCEKRGLPLSDIIIYIHGKDKQPLSLDQDSSVLKDQQVFLELRVTFAVKVAFAGKTVAVVVKSNKTLQDALAAMLQKYRLRSQDAIVTMSGTGQILSMNTAVTSLANKTLILDKAGVDQASSPKGNFTPSLLQDRRGAVDANMFPPGISRSTARQRNPGLRRTYDMEGLVELLNRAQCCSADDQRGLLKKEHLMLPQFLQLEEVEEAETNRSLEESCSSMGSLEVDSPTVQSDTLGKGQSENECSNPARETVV from the exons ATGTCTCTGAAAGGGAACAACATTGGAATATCCAACGGACTTAAG ACCCTGGCTGTTTCAGACGGAG AACTGAATATACTGGAAACAGATGATCGGTCAGTATCAGCATACTCCAGCAGTAACACCAGTCTGCCTACCGTACCCAGTGAAGGGAACAGAGGGGTGGGTCAGGTGGGCAGCTGGGCCGTCAGCTTTGAGAGGCTCCTGGAAGACCCAACAGGCGTACAATACTTCACA GGATTTCTAAAATCTGAGGTCAGTGCTGAGAACATCTTGTTCTGGCTGGCATGCGAAAAGTTTCGCAAGATACCTGTCCATCAAGCTGAGCAG CTTAAGAGAGAGGCATCCTCAATTTATAACAAATTCCTGTCCAGCAACGCAACTTCTCCCATCAACATAGATGACAGGGTACGAGTCGAGGAGAAAGATGTACAAAATCCTCATCCTGACATCTTTGAAAAAGCCCAACAACAG ATCTTCAAACTGATGAAGTTTGACAGCTATACTCGTTTTGTGCGCTCACAGCTCTATCAGAGCTGCATGCTAGCTAATGTGGAGGGCAGGCCTCTGCCCGGGCTGGACCCACGTGGCAGACCCGTCGTGAcaccaaaacacaccagcagcaCTTCACCCAAAGAGCAGGTCAAATTCGATAAAACTAAGGAG AGGTTAAAGGTGAAACCAGGAACAGCAGATGGTGAGGAGGTGGTAGAGAGGAGGAAAGTCAATCTAGGCATTATGGGAAAGGACAAGCGCAAAGAGAAAAGAGGGTCCTGGGGAG AATCACCTATCAGCTTCAAGACTGGACTTGTGAAGAGTTCAGAG GTTGAGAAATTAGTGGCACGCTCTGCAGACGGAAGGGTAGATAAGTATTGCTGTGTCTTCCTGCCTGATGGTACAGCTTCTCTCACCCCGGCCCGGCCTGGCGTCACCATCCGTAACATGCTCACCGGCTTGTGTGAAAAAAGAGGCCTTCCTCTGTCAGACATCATTATTTATATACATGGCAAAGACAAA CAACCACTGTCACTGGACCAGGACAGCTCTGTGCTGAAGGACCAGCAGGTGTTTTTGGAACTGAGGGTCACATTTGC AGTAAAGGTAGCCTTCGCAGGAAAGACGGTGGCCGTTGTGGTGAAGTCCAATAAGACGCTGCAGGACGCCCTCGCGGCAATGCTTCAGAAATACCGCCTTAGATCACAGGACGCCATTGTAACCATG AGTGGAACTGGACAGATATTAAGTATGAACACAGCAGTCACCTCTCTGGCCAATAAGACACTAATTCTAGATAAAG CAGGTGTTGATCAGGCCAGCAGTCCAAAAGGGAACTTCACGCCAAGTTTGTTACAA GATCGGAGAGGTGCTGTGGATGCGAATATGTTCCCTCCAGGGATTTCCAGATCAACTGCCCGGCAGAGGAACCCTGGATTGAGGAGAACCTATGACATGGAGG GTTTGGTGGAGTTATTAAACCGAGCTCAGTGCTGCAGTGCTGATGATCAGCGAGGCCTCCTGAAGAAAGAACATCTAATGCTGCCTCAATTCCTCCAGCTGGAAGAAGTGGAGGAAGCTGAGACAAACAGATCACTGGAGGAGTCCTGCTCCAGTATGGGGTCTCTCGAAGTAGATTCTCCTACAGTACAATCAGACACATTAGGGAAGGGACAATCAGAGAATGAGTGCTCAAACCCTGCTCGAGAAACTGTGGTGTGA